In Halosimplex halophilum, the genomic stretch TGCTCGTCGACCGCTGTCTGGCGACGAGCCGTTCGCTGTACGCCACCCGGTTCGCCGAGGCCTACGACATCCCGGTCGTCAACGCCGCCGAGACGGCGGAGGTCTGCGCGAACAAGGTGAAAAACAGCCTCGCGCTGGAGGGGGCCGGCGTTCCGACGCCGACGACCGACGTGGCGTTCACGAAAGACGCCGCCCTCGAGAGCATCGAGGCGTTCGGCTACCCGTGCGTCCTCAAGCCCGTGATCGGGTCGTGGGGACGCCTGATGGCGAAGATCGACTCCCGCTCGGCCGCGGAGGCGATCCTCGAACACAAGGAGACCCTCGGTCACTACGAGCACAAGGTCTTCTACATCCAGGAGTTCGTCGACAAGCCGGGCCGGGACATCCGCATCGTCGCGGTCGACGGCGAGCCGGTCGCCGGCATGGTCCGCTCGTCGGACCACTGGCTGACCAACGCCGCCAAGGGCGCCGAGACGGCGGAGATCGAGATCACACCGGAGATGGAAGAGCTCGTGAAGAAGGCCAGCGACGCGGTCGGCGGCGGCCTGCTGGGGATCGACCTGATGGAGACCGGCGTCGACGACGACGGCGAGCCCTCGGGGTACACCGTCCACGAGGTCAACCACACCGTCGAGTTCAAGGCGCTGAACGAGGTCACCGACGTCGACGTGCCGGCGACGGTCGTCGACTGGCTGGAGACCACCGCCGCGGCCGACGACGCGGTCGAGGCGACCACATGAGGACACAGCTATGAGCTACACAGCATCGGTCGTCGGCGGCTCGGGCTTCACGGGCGGGGAGCTGCTCCGCCTGCTCGCCGGCCACCCCGAGTTCGAGGTCGTCCAGGCGACCAGCCGCTCGAAGGAGAACAAGACGGTGGGCCACGCCCACCCGAACCTGCGCGACCTCGACCTGCGCTTTTCCTCGCCCGAGGACCTGGAGAGCGTCGACGCCCTGTTCGCCGCGACGCCCCACGGCGTCTCGATGGAGCAGATCGACCGCTTCCGGGACGCGGCCGACACCGTCGTCGACCTCTCGGCGGACTTCCGCCTCGACACCGAGGCGCAGTACGACGAGTGGTACGACGGCCACACGCGCCCCGAGTTGCTGGACGACGCCGTCTACGCGCTCCCGGAGCTGACGCGTGAGGAACTGCCGGGCGCGGAGCTGATCGCCTCCGGCGGGTGTAACGCGACGGCGACGATCCTGGGACTCAAACCGCTCGTGGAGGAGGGCATCCTCACCGGCGACGAGCAGGTCGTCGTCGACGTGAAGGTCGGCTCGTCGGAGGGCGGCGCCGGCGGCGGGGAGGCCTCCTCGCATCCCGAGCGCTCGGGCGTCGTCCGCCCGTACGCGCCGACGGGTCACCGCCACGAGGCCGAGATCGAGCAGTTCCTCGGCCTGGACGTGTCCTTTACCGTCCACGCGGTGGACATGATCCGCGGCGCGAGCGCGACCTGTCACGTCTTCCCGGGCGAGCCCGTCTCGAAGGGCGACCTGTGGGGAGCGTACCGCGGCGAGTACGACGAGGAGCCGTTCGTCGAGCTCGTCGCGGGCGGGGGCGGCGTCTACCGCTACCCCGAGCCGAAGGCGGTCGCGGGGACGAATCGCGCGGAGGTCGGGTTCGAGCTCGACCCCGGAAACAGGCGCCTCGTCGTCTTCTCGGCGATCGACAACATGATGAAAGGTTCGGCGGGGCAGGCGGTCCACGCCGCCAACGTCGCGCTCGGCATCGAGGAACGGGCGGGGCTGGAGTTCGGGGGCCTCCACCCGGTCGGCGCCCCCTGAGCAGGTGATTTTTCGTGACTACAGTCGTCAAGATCGGCGGCGCCCGCGCGGTCGACCCCGCGGGCGCCCTGGCGGACGTTGCATCGCTTACCGACGAGGACGAGGACGTCGCCGTGGTTCACGGCGGCTCCACGGCCGTCGACGAGACGCTCGAACGCCTCGGCATCGAACCGGAGTACGTCGAGACGCCGTCGGGCGTCGTCGGCCGGTTCACCGACGAGGACACCATGGAGGTGTTCGAGATGGTGTTCGGCCACCTCAACACGCAACTCGTCGCGGGGCTGCAGAGCCAGGGCGTCGACGCGGTGGGGCTGAACGGCGTCGACGGCAAACTGCTGTACGGCCCCCGCAAGTCCGCCGTGCGCGTCATGGACGACGGCAAGCGCAAGATCAAGCGGGGGGACCACTCGGGCACGATCAAGCAGGTCAATTCCGATCTGCTGGAGACGCTCTTTGCGGACGGCTACACTCCGGTCGCCAGCCCGCCGATGGCCGGCAAGGACGACGAGGAGATCGTGCCGGTCAACACCGACGCCGACCGCTCGGCTGCGCACATCGCCGGCGCCGTCGACGCGACGCTCGTCCTGCTGACGGACGTGGCGGGGATCTACGCGGACCCCGACGACCCCGACACCCTCATCGAGTCCGTCGAGACGGCCGACGAGTGGGCCGCCCTCGAGGACGCCGCCGAGGGCTTCATGGAGCGGAAGGTGATGGCGATCCAGGAGGCCATCGAGGGCGGTGCGGACGAGGTGGTCGTGGCGGACGCCAACGCCGACGACCCCATCCTGTCGGCGCTCGACGGCGGCGGCACGCACGTCTACGCGTCGGCGCTTTCCGATACTGCGGACGAGACGACTGCGGACGACAACGCGGACACGACGGAGGGAGACACATGAGCGGATTCGTCTTTTCGGAGAAACCGATCCAGATCGAGGAGGGAGACGGCACAGTCCTGTACGACGACGGCGGCACCGAGTACCTCGACTTCGGGGCCTCCTACGCCTGCGTCCCGCTGGGCCACGGCCACGAGGCGGTCCACGACGCCGTGACCGAGCAGTTCGAGAAGCTGACCTACGTGCAGGCCTCCTACCCCAACGCCGCGCGGACGGCGCTGTACGAGCGGCTCGCCGACACGGCGCCCGACCCCATCGACTACACGTGGCTCTGCAACTCGGGGACGGAGGCCAACGAGGCGGCGCTGAAGTTCGCCCGCTCGGCCACCGGCAACTCGAAGATCGTCGCGACGATGCAGGGGTTCCACGGCCGGACGATGGGGGCGCTGGCGACGACCTGGAAGAGCAAGTACAAGAAACCGTACGAGCCGCTGATGGGCGACGTGGAGTTCGTCCCCTACGACGACGGCGAGGAACTCGCCGAGGCCGTCGACGACGAGACCGCGGCCGTGATCGTCGAACCCGTGCAGGGCGAGGGCGGCATCAACCCCGCCTCCGCCGAGTTCCTCCAGCGGGCCCGCGAGGAGACCGAAGACGCCGGTGCGGCGCTGATATTCGACGAGGTGCAGACCGGCATGGGCCGGACCGGCACGCTGTGGGCGGCCGAGCAGTCCGGCGTCGTCCCGGACATGATCACCGCCGCGAAGGGCCTCGGGAACGGCTTCCCGGTCGGCGCGACGCTCTGTCGCGAGTGGATCGCCGACAACTACGGCAGCCACGCCTCGACGTTCTCGGGCGGTCCCGTCGTCTCCGCGGCGGCCGGCGCGACCGTCTCGACCATCGTCGAGGAGGACCTGCCGGGCCACGCCGGCGACGTGGGCGCGTACATGCAGGAGCGCCTGGAAGGGCGGATCGGCGACGACGTGCGCGAGGTGCGCGGCGAGGGGCTGATGGTCGGCGTCGAGGTCGGCCGCGGCGCCAACCGCGCGCTGAAGCAACTCGCGATGAACCACCAGGTGCTGGCGCTGCCCGCGGGCCGGACCGTCGTGCGGTTCCTCCCGCCGCTGACCGTCACCGAGGCGGAGGTCGACCAGGTGGTCGACGCCATGGCGGAGGTCGTCGGCGATGAGTGAGAGCGCCGGCGAGCAGGGCGGCGGTGGGGGCGACGGCGAGGAGCCGGCGCCCGACGTGCCCGTCGACGAGGAGGCCCGCGACCTCCTGGTCGACGTGGTCGACACCCCCTCCGTGACCGGTGAGGAGGCGGACGCCGCGCAGGTGCTCGTCGACTTCTTCGAGAGCCACGACCGCGAGGTGTGGGTCGACGACG encodes the following:
- the lysX gene encoding lysine biosynthesis protein LysX, producing MNVGILYSRIRRDEKLLLNELRERDHEVVKVDVRKQRFGLSDAPEDMQDVDVLVDRCLATSRSLYATRFAEAYDIPVVNAAETAEVCANKVKNSLALEGAGVPTPTTDVAFTKDAALESIEAFGYPCVLKPVIGSWGRLMAKIDSRSAAEAILEHKETLGHYEHKVFYIQEFVDKPGRDIRIVAVDGEPVAGMVRSSDHWLTNAAKGAETAEIEITPEMEELVKKASDAVGGGLLGIDLMETGVDDDGEPSGYTVHEVNHTVEFKALNEVTDVDVPATVVDWLETTAAADDAVEATT
- the argC gene encoding N-acetyl-gamma-glutamyl-phosphate reductase; amino-acid sequence: MSYTASVVGGSGFTGGELLRLLAGHPEFEVVQATSRSKENKTVGHAHPNLRDLDLRFSSPEDLESVDALFAATPHGVSMEQIDRFRDAADTVVDLSADFRLDTEAQYDEWYDGHTRPELLDDAVYALPELTREELPGAELIASGGCNATATILGLKPLVEEGILTGDEQVVVDVKVGSSEGGAGGGEASSHPERSGVVRPYAPTGHRHEAEIEQFLGLDVSFTVHAVDMIRGASATCHVFPGEPVSKGDLWGAYRGEYDEEPFVELVAGGGGVYRYPEPKAVAGTNRAEVGFELDPGNRRLVVFSAIDNMMKGSAGQAVHAANVALGIEERAGLEFGGLHPVGAP
- a CDS encoding acetylglutamate/acetylaminoadipate kinase, with the protein product MTTVVKIGGARAVDPAGALADVASLTDEDEDVAVVHGGSTAVDETLERLGIEPEYVETPSGVVGRFTDEDTMEVFEMVFGHLNTQLVAGLQSQGVDAVGLNGVDGKLLYGPRKSAVRVMDDGKRKIKRGDHSGTIKQVNSDLLETLFADGYTPVASPPMAGKDDEEIVPVNTDADRSAAHIAGAVDATLVLLTDVAGIYADPDDPDTLIESVETADEWAALEDAAEGFMERKVMAIQEAIEGGADEVVVADANADDPILSALDGGGTHVYASALSDTADETTADDNADTTEGDT
- a CDS encoding aspartate aminotransferase family protein; translated protein: MSGFVFSEKPIQIEEGDGTVLYDDGGTEYLDFGASYACVPLGHGHEAVHDAVTEQFEKLTYVQASYPNAARTALYERLADTAPDPIDYTWLCNSGTEANEAALKFARSATGNSKIVATMQGFHGRTMGALATTWKSKYKKPYEPLMGDVEFVPYDDGEELAEAVDDETAAVIVEPVQGEGGINPASAEFLQRAREETEDAGAALIFDEVQTGMGRTGTLWAAEQSGVVPDMITAAKGLGNGFPVGATLCREWIADNYGSHASTFSGGPVVSAAAGATVSTIVEEDLPGHAGDVGAYMQERLEGRIGDDVREVRGEGLMVGVEVGRGANRALKQLAMNHQVLALPAGRTVVRFLPPLTVTEAEVDQVVDAMAEVVGDE